The sequence below is a genomic window from Microbulbifer hydrolyticus.
GGGTGTTCATAGTGGTCAATTACTTTATCGCTATAGGCCATGACTATACCCTCTCAATTCGTTTCCATTGCCGCCTGCAAGCAGCAATCAGTGTGCTGCCCATTCAATAGTACTGAGATCAACGCCGTCCTTGTACATATCCCAGAGGGGCGACAGTTCACGCAGCTTTTCCACTGCCTGCCTTACTTCTTTGGCAGCGGTATCCACATCCTGTTCCGTGGTAAAACGGCCGAAGCTGAAGCGCAGGGAACTGTGGGCCAGCTCGTCGTTCACACCCAGCGCACGCAATACGTAGCTGGGCTCCAGGCTCGCGGAGGTACATGCGGAACCGGAAGAGATCGCCAGATCCTTCAGGGACATGATCAGGCTCTCACCTTCAACGAAGGCAAAGCTCACATTCAGGTTGCCGGGCACACGCTGCTCAACAGAGCCATTGATATGCACTTCTTCCATATCGCTGATCTGGCTCCAGAAGCGATCGCGCAGTGCGGTCAGACGCTTGCGCTCTTCCGCCATCTCTTCTTTGGCAATGCGAAAGGCTTCACCCATGCCCACGATCTGGTGGGTCGGCAGGGTACCGGAACGCATGCCGCGCTCGTGACCGCCACCGTGCATCTGGGCCTCGATACGCACGCGCGGCTTGCGGCGCACGTACAGCGCACCGATGCCTTTGGGGCCGTAGATCTTGTGGGCGGAGAAGGACATCAGGTCCACTTTCATTTCCGCCAGGTCGATGTCGATTTTACCGGCGCTCTGGGCCGCATCCACATGGAAAATGATCTTGCGCTCGCGGCAAAGCTCGCCGATAGCGGCGATATCATTGATCACGCCGATTTCGTTATTCACGTGCATCAGGCTGACCAGAATGGTGTCTTCGCGCAGCGCTTCTGCCACCTGCTCCGGGTAGACGATGCCGTCTTCTTTCGGGTTCAGGTAGGTAACTTCGAAGCCTTCACGCTCCAGCTGGCGACAGGTGTCGAGAACCGCCTTGTGCTCGATCTTGGAGGTAATGATGTGCTTGCCGCGCCCCTGGTAAAAGTGGGCTGCACCCTTGATGGCCAGGTTGTCAGACTCGGTAGCACCGCTGGTCCAGACGATTTCACGGGGGTCGGCATTGACCAGTTCCGCCACTTGGCGGCGGGCATCTTCTACCGCTTCTTCCGCCTTCCAGCCAAACAGGTGGGAGCGGGAGGCCGGGTTACCGAAATTGCCCTCCATGGTCATCTGCTCCGCCATCTTACTGGCGACGCGCGGGTCTACCGGGCAAGTTGCCGAATAATCCAGGTAAATGGGAAGCTTCATAATCTTTTCTCTCCACTCGCCGATGTTTCACCGGCGCCATACTGCTGTCGCTGATTAAGCTCGAATTTCCGGTGATCAGGCCCACTTGCCTGACCGGGCGGCCGGCACCTTACTGCAAGCCGCCGATAATCGCCACTTTCTGTTCTACTACCTGATCCAGCGTATCGCCGACCGCGCGGCCATCCTGGCGACGGGCGACTTCCTGCACTTCGGCCCGGGCGACCATGTCGGCCAGGCTAATGCCGTTGAGGAAGCCGTGAATCTGCTGACTGAGATCCGTCCACAGGTAGTGAGTAAGACACTGCTCACCACCCGAGCAATCACTATTACCGCCGCAGCTGGTGGCATCGACGGACTCGTTCACCGCATCGATGATTTCCGCCACACAGATTTCTGCGGTGGACCGGGCGAGGCGGTAACCGCCGCCGGGGCCGCGCACACTGGAAACAAGCCCAGCCTGTCGCAGGCGTGAAAACAGCTGCTCGAGGTAGGACAGGGAAATCTCCTGGCGCTTTGAAATGTCCGCCAGACTGATGGGGCCGCGCTCGGCGTGCAGTGCGAGGTCCAGCATTGCCGTGACCGCATACCGCCCTTTGGTTGTTAACCGCATACTCTCTCCTCGAAAGCCCCTTCCTGTCGCCCCGGTCTGTGGGCCCTGCAGCCCGTACCAGTACCACTGAATCGGGGCGCGAGTATGGAATAACCCACTACTTCAGTCAAGTATATAGCCGAGTATTACAGTCGGGTATTTGGCGGCTGGTTATACCATTTCGTTATGGAACGCGGCAGCACCAACCTATCCACGGGCGCCGCGGGCATAACCAGCGCGAGCAGCAGGGCTAGTCCGGCCGCCCCTTTCCGCCGGAGCGGTGAATATGGTTCTGGATGGCCGTGAGCATGCCGCGCAATATACCCAGCTCCATATCATCCGGGCGCACCCGACTGAACAGTCGACGCAACCGGGTCATGGTCTGCCGGGGATTATCCGGATCGATAAACCCGAGTTCGCCGAGGGCCAGCTGCAGATGCTCGTAATACATCTCCATATCCTCGGCCCTAGCGGGAGGGCGATCCCAGTCGGCGTAGCTCAGCGCCTCTCCCCTGTCCGCCTCAAGCGCCGCCATACGCGCCTCATACACCAGCACCTGGACAGCGGTCGCCAGGTTCAGGGAGCTGTAATCGGGATTCGCGGGGATATGCACATGGAAGTTGCAGGCCTGCAGTTCCTCATTGGTGAGACCGCGGTCCTCGCGCCCGAACACCAACGCGACCGGGTGCGACTGCGCCTCGGCGATAGCGCGCTGGCCGCACTCGCGCGGGGTCAACAGAGGCCACGGGATGCGGCGTTCGCGGGCGCTGGTCGCGACTACCAGTCCACAATCGGCCACCGCCTCCTCCAGGGTCTCCACCACAACTGCACTGTCAAGCAGCTCCGCGGCACCCGCGGCACGCCACACGGCATTGGCGGCAGGAAACTCCCGCGGCTGTACCAGATACAGCTGACTGAGCCCCATATTCTTGAGCGCTCGGGCGGCGCCACCGATATTTCCCGGGTGGGCGCTGTTGACCAGCACCACTCGGATATTGTCGAGCGCAGCCAGCGCGCCCTGGGAGGCCGATTTCGATGCTGATTCGGAAGGAGAAGTCGCCATATGAGTTACCCGGTCGGAGTGGCTACACTAGGGCCTGTTACAAAACGGGCGCGGAGTGTAGCAAAATTGCACAAGAATCCCTACAATCGCGACCCCGGCTGGCCCGGCACTGCTTTTTACCATATACAAAGACATCCACAACTGATCGCGGAATTCCTATGGAACCCATGTTGAATATTGCCCTGCGCGCAGCGCGCAAGGCCGGTGAACTGATCGAACGCGCCTGGGAGCGTGGCGACCTGATGAAGTTTGAAGAGAAAGGGCGCAACGATTTCGTGACGGAAGTGGATAAGGCCAGCGAGCAGGAGATCATCTATCACCTGCGCAAGGCTTACCCCAAACACAGTATCCTCGCCGAGGAGAGTGGCCTTCAGGAAGGTGCCGAACCGGAATACGAGTGGATCATCGATCCGCTGGACGGCACCACCAATTTCATCCATGGCATGCCCCACTTCGCCATTTCCATCGCCTGCCGCTACCGCGGCCAGATCGAGCACGCCGTGGTCCTCGACCCCATCAAGCGTGAAGAATTTACCGCCAGCCGTGGTCGCGGTGCCGCTTTGAATGGCCGTCGCATCCGCGTTTCCAGTCGCCAGGGCATGAAAGGCGCGCTGATCGGCACCGGCATTCCCTTCAACGGCGAGTCGTTCGATAACATCGATGCCTACCTGGCCGTGATGAAGGACGTTGCCGGGCAGACTGCGGGTATCCGCAGGCCCGGCGCTGCGGCGCTTGACCTGGCCTACGTAGCCTCGGGCCGCTTCGACGGTTTCTGGGAGATGTATCTGAACAGCTGGGATATCGCCGCAGGCTCCCTGCTGGTAAAAGAGGCCGGCGGGCTCATCAGTGACTTCCGCGGCGGCAATGACTATCTGGAATCCGGCAATCTGGTTTGCGCCACGCCTAAAGTGTTCAAACCACTCCTGCAGATTGTGGGCAAGCATATGGGGAAAATCCCCCAGTAATTAGCAGCCTCAGGAACCTGAACCGACGCCAACGCGCCAGTTCAGGTTTCCAGCTCAACCTCACTTCGACGATTTTCTTCACCACCTTCGCCAGTTTGCCTCAGGCTGCTGTCGGTTTTCACCACGCCTCTCTCGCATGCTGCGGCCAATACGTCCTCCAGAGGACTGGGCCGGCCGATATGAAAACCCTGCAAAAGGTCCACACCAATTTTTTGAAGCCGCTCAGCGGTGCCCGCATCCTCCACAAACTCCGCAATTGTGCGCGCATTCAGGCGATGGGCCACCTGGTTGATTGACTCCACAATCATCAGGTCCACAAAATTCGAGTCAACCTGCCGCACAAAGCTGCCATCGATTTTGATGTAATCGATCGAGAAAGCTTTCAGGTAATTGAACGAGCTGAGACCGTTACCAAAATCGTCCAGCGCCACCTTACACCCCATATCCCGCAGGGCTGCCACAAATTCACTGGCACTTTCCATCTGGTTGATCATCGCGGTTTCGGTAATTTCAATCCCGAGGCGCTCAGAAGGCAGCTCCGCATCATCCAACAGCGCGATCAACTTCTTCTGGAATTCGCCGTCACCAATCGCTTCCGCCGACAGGTTCATGGCAAAGCTGAGACCACTGGCTGCCGCTGCTTGCGCCTTGGTGCGCAGGAATTCATTCATTACCCAGTTGTCGATCTGCAACATCAGACCGTAGCGTTCAGCGGCAGGAATGAATGCACCCGGGGCGATAAGGGAGCCATCCGAATCCACCATCCGCACCAGCAATTCATAATGACTGATATGGGAAGGGTCAGACGCGCTGGCAATGGGCTGCGCGTACAACAGCATTCGGTTTTCATCCAGCGCTTCACGAATACGTGAGGCCATATGAATTTCCCGGTGCTGGTCCGCGGCTGCACTGCTGTCGGCTTCGTACAGCATCACCACACCTCGGCCCGCGTGCTTCGCCGAGTAACAGGCCACGTCAGCCTGGCTCATCAGGTCCGCCACATGGTTGTTGTCACGACGTATTTCCGTAAGCCCGACACTGGCCCCCACATCAAATACGCGCCCTGCCCAGGGGAAGCGGAGTGCGATAATTTTTCTCACCAGCTGCTCGCAACGCAGGCGTCCCTGCTCTTTATTGCAATCACGCAGCAAAATCCCGAACTCATCGCCGCCGAGGCGTGCAACGCTATCGGTTTCTCGCAGCTGGCCTTTCAAGAACCGGGCAACGTTTCGCAGCAGTGCGTCGCCCGCCTGGTGGCCAGCACTATCGTTGATCACTTTGAAACGGTCGAGGTCCATATAGGCAAGGGTATGGACAATCTCGTTGTTTCTTACCGAGGCAACCGCTTCAAGCAGGTCGCGTTTGAATGCTTCCCGGTTGGGGAGGTGGGTCAGGTTGTCATGATGCGCTTTGTATCGAAGCTGACGGATCAACTGGCGTGTCTCGGTTACATCCTGAAACACCAGCACCGCGCCAAGGACATGGCCACTCCCGGTACGCAACGGTGATGCTGAGCACTTGACGTCGTAGCTGTTACCACTGCGATTGTGTAACACAGAGCCTTCAGCGGAGATAAACGGCATCACATGATGCAGGCACTCTTCCACCGGGCTGCTGACCGGCTTGCCTTCGCGACCAGAAGACAGCTGAAGCACGCGGTCGATATCGCGTCCCTTCACTTCATTGAGCGACCAGCCGGTAAGCTGCTCCGCCACCGGATTCATGAAGGTGATCCGTCGCCGCCGGTCCGTGGCGATCACCGCATCGGCGATCGCATTCAATGTCACCTGCAAGTGCTCTTTTTCTTCTTCGAGCGAGCGCGCCATCTGTTTGTTTTCAGTGATATCGCGCAGCAGCCCGATCAAGCGCACCGGCTGCCCCTGGTCATCAGATTCTATTACTCGGGCAATCTCATGAATCCAACGGTACTCCCCACCATCCGTACGCACGCGGTACTGGCAGTCGATTTCCCTGGCTTCACCACTAATGTGCGCAAGCTGCGCGCGCAACAGACCATCGCGATCCTCTGTGCTTACCCGCGCAAGCCAGTCGTGGCGGCTGGCGAGATCTTCCGCATCAATACCGACGCCGCTATTGAGCCACTCTGAGTAAAACGTCTTTCCGGTAACCAGGTCCCAGTCATACACCACCTGGCCGGTGACCGTGAGCGAAAATTTCCAGCGTTCTTCCGCTTTGGCCAGCTGTGCCTCACTGCGCTTTCGCCAGTCAATATCCTCAACCTGAACAACGGCGTACAGCGGATCATTGTTTGCGCCTCGCGCCAGGCTACAGGACCAGTGCCCCCACACCTGCTCGCCATTTTTACGCATAAAACGCCACTCGGCGTCCTGGACGTACCCCAGCTCGAAATCGAACAAGAGATTTCCGCCATTGTAGCCTTCACCGCTAGCTGAGGACTGCTGCCCCAGATTCCGCTCCTCGGTACCGATGACTTCCCGGATATTCAACCCCCGCAGCTCCACATCGGAATAGCCGATAAACCGACAAAAGCTTGGGTTCGACTGGATGATCCGGTTATCCAGAGACACAAGCAGCATCCCGATGCGCGACGACCCCATGGCGGCCCGAAAACTGCTTTCAACCTCGATGATTCGCTGGCTGCGCTTGCGTTCAACGCTCGACGCCACCGCCATCACATAGGCTGGGATCATCCCCGCATAAAGAGGAAGAAAATCCAGAGGGCGATCAATCCCGTGAATTTCCTCCGGCAGCCAATGATCCCCGTTGATGAAAACCGCCAGCACTATCAGCACCGCGGAAAACACCAACAGCAAGGTCTGAGATAGTTCCAGCCGCGAGGCGGCCCAGATGAGTGGCAGTGCGACAAAGACAAACGGGTAAGAAAAGAATTGCAGTATCAGGAAGATACTGGCAAGAGAAACAAGGGCCACGCCAAGAAACCGGACGAGAGGCCCAAGTGAAAGCAGCGCCCCCCTGGTTTGCTTGCTGAGCAAGTGAATAAAGGGCAAAAATACGCTGATCCCGATGGTATCCGCCAGATACCAGGATACAAAAACGTCGTTGAATGCCAGACCACGAAAAGTCGCGGCAACGCCAGCCCCGACCCCAGCGCCTGCGACCGTCGAAAGAAAGGCACCAAAAAACAGGAAGCGCACCCAGCGCCACACGCTACCAAAAAAATCGCCATCGGCGCAGAAAAAGCGCAACAGCGCCGCCGCCACCAGCGACTCGACCACGCCGGCAAGGGAATACAGAGCTGCGATAAAAAATTCCAGGCCACTGGCGATGGCCGCTACCACGCAGCCAACGAAAGAAGCGGACAGCAGTAGTGCCCAAGCCCTGACAGGAAACCGGTACAAAAAGGCTATGGTCAGCGCATCCGCCAGCCAGATGGCAGCGACGCCGCTATTGAGGGAAAGGAAGTGTTTACACAGGTATGCCAGGCAAAAACTACCCGCCATCAGCAAAAAAGCTGCGGGTAGCGGATTGGTGCGCGCAATATTCTGCGCGACCATGGACGGAGTCACTTTATTCTCGCCAGGGAAATGAACGGACATCAACCATAACTTCCTTTTGATTGGCTTTTATTGTTTTGTATCAATCCAGAATCGGTGAATGCAACTCTCCCCCAAATTCAGATTCTCGTACGTCACTCCACTGAAGAGCGGCTATCAATGTCATCCTTGCTCTGGTTAATTTTCAATGTCAAACAGTAGCGCAACCCCTCTGCCAGGGTTGAAAGGTCGTAACTCGTCGGCACGCATACATCCAGGCAGTCGGCACGCTGATCAACAATCCCCAGCAAAGGGATACCTGCAGCTACCATATCCCCTCGCACGATAGCCGAAAAATCCTTCATTGAGACACCAGGCAGTTCGCCGTCCAGCACAATGATATCGGGATTTTCAGTTCGCGCGCTAAAGATACCTTTCATGGCATCGTTGACGATATGTACTTCCACTTGCGGAATCGATGCCAGCACGGCCTTCATCCGATTGGCCGAAGCTGTTCTGCCGGCGACATACAACAGGCGGCAGGCCGGCAGTGTGCTTGTGTAGTCGGGACGAGCGGCCATTTGCAGGACTTCGCTGGGAGCGTCGTTCATCATGAACTCCACCCAGAATACCGAGCCCTGGCCCTCTTCGCTGTCAAAGCCTATTCGCCCACCCATTGCCTCGGTCAACTGCCTGGCAATCGCGAGCCCCACACCGGTTCCCTCGATCTTGCCCTGCTCCGCTCCCAGCCGGTTGAATGGCTCGAACACTTGCGACTGCTTACCGGCAGCGATTCCGCTGCCGGTATCGAGCACGCTAAGTCGCAACCAGCCCTCAGCTTGTGGCGCAAATGTGATGACGACACGCCCATTCTCACGGTTGTACTTGATGGCGTTGCCCACCAGGTTCAACACCACCTGCTTGAACCGGGTGGGGTCAGCGAGAATGTAGGCGCGCTCCCAGCCCAAAGGCTCAAAGGTGAGGCTGACCTTGCGGGTTTCCGCCAGGGGTTCGAGTAACTGACGGCAATCTGCTACCAACGGTGCCGGCCGCACCGCCTCAATAGAGGGAGCAAGACGATTGCTGTCGAT
It includes:
- a CDS encoding EAL domain-containing protein, which produces MSVHFPGENKVTPSMVAQNIARTNPLPAAFLLMAGSFCLAYLCKHFLSLNSGVAAIWLADALTIAFLYRFPVRAWALLLSASFVGCVVAAIASGLEFFIAALYSLAGVVESLVAAALLRFFCADGDFFGSVWRWVRFLFFGAFLSTVAGAGVGAGVAATFRGLAFNDVFVSWYLADTIGISVFLPFIHLLSKQTRGALLSLGPLVRFLGVALVSLASIFLILQFFSYPFVFVALPLIWAASRLELSQTLLLVFSAVLIVLAVFINGDHWLPEEIHGIDRPLDFLPLYAGMIPAYVMAVASSVERKRSQRIIEVESSFRAAMGSSRIGMLLVSLDNRIIQSNPSFCRFIGYSDVELRGLNIREVIGTEERNLGQQSSASGEGYNGGNLLFDFELGYVQDAEWRFMRKNGEQVWGHWSCSLARGANNDPLYAVVQVEDIDWRKRSEAQLAKAEERWKFSLTVTGQVVYDWDLVTGKTFYSEWLNSGVGIDAEDLASRHDWLARVSTEDRDGLLRAQLAHISGEAREIDCQYRVRTDGGEYRWIHEIARVIESDDQGQPVRLIGLLRDITENKQMARSLEEEKEHLQVTLNAIADAVIATDRRRRITFMNPVAEQLTGWSLNEVKGRDIDRVLQLSSGREGKPVSSPVEECLHHVMPFISAEGSVLHNRSGNSYDVKCSASPLRTGSGHVLGAVLVFQDVTETRQLIRQLRYKAHHDNLTHLPNREAFKRDLLEAVASVRNNEIVHTLAYMDLDRFKVINDSAGHQAGDALLRNVARFLKGQLRETDSVARLGGDEFGILLRDCNKEQGRLRCEQLVRKIIALRFPWAGRVFDVGASVGLTEIRRDNNHVADLMSQADVACYSAKHAGRGVVMLYEADSSAAADQHREIHMASRIREALDENRMLLYAQPIASASDPSHISHYELLVRMVDSDGSLIAPGAFIPAAERYGLMLQIDNWVMNEFLRTKAQAAAASGLSFAMNLSAEAIGDGEFQKKLIALLDDAELPSERLGIEITETAMINQMESASEFVAALRDMGCKVALDDFGNGLSSFNYLKAFSIDYIKIDGSFVRQVDSNFVDLMIVESINQVAHRLNARTIAEFVEDAGTAERLQKIGVDLLQGFHIGRPSPLEDVLAAACERGVVKTDSSLRQTGEGGEENRRSEVELET
- a CDS encoding inositol monophosphatase family protein; the encoded protein is MEPMLNIALRAARKAGELIERAWERGDLMKFEEKGRNDFVTEVDKASEQEIIYHLRKAYPKHSILAEESGLQEGAEPEYEWIIDPLDGTTNFIHGMPHFAISIACRYRGQIEHAVVLDPIKREEFTASRGRGAALNGRRIRVSSRQGMKGALIGTGIPFNGESFDNIDAYLAVMKDVAGQTAGIRRPGAAALDLAYVASGRFDGFWEMYLNSWDIAAGSLLVKEAGGLISDFRGGNDYLESGNLVCATPKVFKPLLQIVGKHMGKIPQ
- the iscR gene encoding Fe-S cluster assembly transcriptional regulator IscR encodes the protein MRLTTKGRYAVTAMLDLALHAERGPISLADISKRQEISLSYLEQLFSRLRQAGLVSSVRGPGGGYRLARSTAEICVAEIIDAVNESVDATSCGGNSDCSGGEQCLTHYLWTDLSQQIHGFLNGISLADMVARAEVQEVARRQDGRAVGDTLDQVVEQKVAIIGGLQ
- a CDS encoding IscS subfamily cysteine desulfurase yields the protein MKLPIYLDYSATCPVDPRVASKMAEQMTMEGNFGNPASRSHLFGWKAEEAVEDARRQVAELVNADPREIVWTSGATESDNLAIKGAAHFYQGRGKHIITSKIEHKAVLDTCRQLEREGFEVTYLNPKEDGIVYPEQVAEALREDTILVSLMHVNNEIGVINDIAAIGELCRERKIIFHVDAAQSAGKIDIDLAEMKVDLMSFSAHKIYGPKGIGALYVRRKPRVRIEAQMHGGGHERGMRSGTLPTHQIVGMGEAFRIAKEEMAEERKRLTALRDRFWSQISDMEEVHINGSVEQRVPGNLNVSFAFVEGESLIMSLKDLAISSGSACTSASLEPSYVLRALGVNDELAHSSLRFSFGRFTTEQDVDTAAKEVRQAVEKLRELSPLWDMYKDGVDLSTIEWAAH
- the trmJ gene encoding tRNA (cytosine(32)/uridine(32)-2'-O)-methyltransferase TrmJ — translated: MATSPSESASKSASQGALAALDNIRVVLVNSAHPGNIGGAARALKNMGLSQLYLVQPREFPAANAVWRAAGAAELLDSAVVVETLEEAVADCGLVVATSARERRIPWPLLTPRECGQRAIAEAQSHPVALVFGREDRGLTNEELQACNFHVHIPANPDYSSLNLATAVQVLVYEARMAALEADRGEALSYADWDRPPARAEDMEMYYEHLQLALGELGFIDPDNPRQTMTRLRRLFSRVRPDDMELGILRGMLTAIQNHIHRSGGKGRPD